One Tolypothrix bouteillei VB521301 DNA window includes the following coding sequences:
- the pcrA gene encoding DNA helicase PcrA has protein sequence MSTTDFLSHLNPSQRRAVEHFCGPLLVVAGAGSGKTRALTYRIANLISHHRVDPENILSVTFTNKAAREMKERIKKLFAEQLAMTEHGERFDLLPEYEQTKLESKVWKKTVKHLWCGTFHSLCSRILRFDIAKYEDEKGRRWTQNFSIFDESDVQSLIKDIVTKQLNLDDKKFEPRSVRYAISNAKNQGLSPQEFEREQPNYRGRVIAEVYTSYQNRLAENNALDFDDLILVPVKLFEQNEQVLGYWHNKFRHILVDEYQDTNRTQYNLIRLLATNGEPKKSEWDWTNRSVFVVGDADQSIYSFRMADFTILLEFQQDFGDGLPDEDTRTMVKLEENYRSCENILQAANHLIENNTQRIDKVLRPTRGAGEEIYCHKADDELVEAHFVINQIQTLEHQHPELNWGSFAVLYRTNAQSRPFEELLVRNNIPYTVVGGIKFYDRKEIKDVLAYLRAIANPADTVSLLRVINTPRRGIGKATVDSLIKASQELGTTLWEILSDETSVNTLAGRSAKAVNGFADLIRQWQEQLDKVPVSEVVRGVLDSSGYIQDLMSQGTDEAEDRVQNVQELFNAVLQFQEENDDVTLQSFLSSTALSSDLDNLKEGETAVSLLTLHASKGLEFPVVFLVGLEQGLFPNYRSMNDPAALEEERRLCYVGITRAKERLYLTHARERRLYGSREPALRSQFLDELPEELMASQRKSQMAYIQRASANLQQSAARGKKGVTENWQVGDRVFHKTFGIGEITHIFGSNSKVSLAIKFANLGQKIIDPKVAQLQRAD, from the coding sequence ATGTCAACAACTGACTTTCTCAGTCACCTCAATCCCAGTCAACGCCGCGCTGTTGAACATTTTTGCGGTCCCTTACTAGTTGTTGCTGGTGCGGGTTCTGGCAAAACACGAGCGCTGACTTATCGCATTGCAAACCTCATTTCCCATCACCGTGTCGATCCGGAGAATATCTTGTCGGTTACCTTCACGAACAAAGCCGCACGAGAGATGAAAGAACGGATTAAGAAGCTGTTCGCCGAACAGCTGGCTATGACGGAACACGGCGAACGGTTTGACTTGCTACCAGAATACGAACAAACAAAACTCGAGTCAAAAGTTTGGAAAAAAACCGTTAAACACTTATGGTGCGGTACCTTCCACAGTTTATGTTCGCGGATTCTTCGCTTTGATATTGCAAAATATGAAGATGAAAAAGGACGGCGGTGGACGCAGAATTTTTCTATCTTTGACGAGTCTGATGTTCAAAGTCTTATCAAAGACATTGTGACTAAACAACTGAACCTAGATGATAAGAAATTTGAACCTCGTTCTGTCCGCTATGCTATCAGTAATGCTAAAAATCAGGGTCTATCACCTCAAGAATTTGAAAGAGAACAACCTAATTACCGGGGACGGGTGATTGCAGAGGTTTATACTTCTTATCAAAATCGACTTGCAGAAAATAACGCCCTTGATTTTGATGACCTCATCTTAGTCCCTGTAAAATTGTTTGAGCAGAACGAGCAAGTTTTGGGTTATTGGCACAACAAATTTCGCCATATTTTGGTAGATGAGTATCAAGATACTAACCGGACTCAGTACAATTTAATTCGCTTATTAGCAACCAACGGGGAACCGAAAAAGAGTGAATGGGACTGGACAAACCGTTCCGTGTTTGTAGTCGGTGATGCGGATCAGTCCATTTATTCCTTTAGGATGGCTGACTTTACCATTTTGTTGGAATTTCAGCAAGATTTTGGCGATGGCTTACCAGATGAAGACACCAGGACAATGGTTAAGCTAGAAGAAAACTATCGCTCTTGTGAAAATATCTTACAAGCAGCAAACCACCTGATTGAGAACAATACCCAAAGAATTGATAAAGTCCTCAGACCTACACGTGGTGCGGGAGAAGAAATTTATTGTCACAAAGCGGATGATGAACTTGTAGAAGCTCACTTTGTCATCAATCAAATTCAGACTTTGGAACATCAACACCCGGAGTTGAACTGGGGTAGTTTTGCTGTTCTTTACCGAACCAACGCTCAATCACGCCCGTTTGAAGAGTTACTGGTTCGGAATAATATTCCTTACACTGTGGTGGGAGGAATTAAGTTTTACGATCGCAAAGAAATTAAGGATGTCTTGGCTTACTTGCGAGCGATCGCAAACCCGGCGGATACTGTGAGTTTATTACGAGTTATCAACACTCCCCGACGCGGTATTGGAAAAGCTACGGTAGATTCACTCATCAAAGCATCTCAGGAATTAGGCACAACCTTGTGGGAAATACTGAGCGATGAGACATCAGTCAATACATTAGCCGGACGTTCTGCCAAAGCCGTCAATGGCTTTGCGGATTTGATTCGTCAATGGCAAGAACAATTAGATAAAGTTCCTGTTTCAGAAGTTGTACGAGGAGTACTTGACAGTTCGGGTTACATCCAAGATTTGATGTCGCAAGGGACAGATGAAGCAGAAGATAGGGTGCAAAACGTCCAAGAATTGTTCAATGCTGTACTGCAATTTCAAGAAGAAAACGATGATGTAACGCTGCAATCGTTCCTTTCAAGTACGGCTTTGAGTTCCGATTTAGATAATTTAAAAGAAGGAGAAACGGCAGTTTCTTTGCTGACTTTACACGCTTCTAAAGGTCTGGAATTCCCCGTGGTGTTTTTGGTGGGTTTGGAACAAGGGTTATTTCCCAATTACCGTTCCATGAACGATCCCGCAGCATTAGAAGAAGAACGCCGTCTGTGTTATGTCGGAATTACTCGCGCTAAAGAACGGTTGTATTTAACCCATGCGAGAGAACGCCGTCTGTATGGATCTAGGGAACCTGCTCTGCGATCGCAATTTTTAGATGAATTGCCAGAAGAACTTATGGCGTCTCAACGCAAAAGTCAAATGGCTTATATTCAACGTGCAAGTGCTAACCTACAGCAGAGTGCAGCCCGTGGGAAAAAAGGCGTGACAGAAAATTGGCAGGTGGGCGATCGAGTTTTTCACAAAACCTTTGGTATTGGAGAAATTACTCACATCTTTGGCTCTAACAGTAAGGTTTCATTAGCCATTAAATTTGCTAACTTGGGTCAAAAAATTATCGATCCTAAAGTAGCTCAGTTACAAAGGGCTGATTGA